A part of Miscanthus floridulus cultivar M001 chromosome 6, ASM1932011v1, whole genome shotgun sequence genomic DNA contains:
- the LOC136458919 gene encoding receptor like protein 29-like, which produces MVPAFIALLLSLLPVAADAAAAAAAMDPAERETLFRVMEAVSSDRDWRVESPDPCGAPWPGLECKPAADASAAAAERMHVTRLDFGVEPNPTCKDMASFPPEVFSLPHLQSLFFVDCFTNPAAATTLTLPAPANLSAASGLQQLSIRANPALSGTMPPALASLRTLQVLTISQNGLVRGEIPLGIGDLTSLVRLDLSYNSLSGPVPTQIGQLKSLVGLDLSYNSLSGAIPSRIGELRQLQKLDLSSNNLTGGIPDTVANLTSLTFLALSNNRLTGHFPPGISALRNLQYLIMDNNPIGVPLPSELGSLVRLQELRLAGSGYSGPIPEAFGQLASLTTLSLQDNNLTGPIPAALSRLGRIYHLNLSNNALGGAVPFDGAFLRRLGGNLDLSGNSGLCLDDRSVRRGFGVGIGACRGSDDGDTPSSSARTSSASRAPGRGVLTTTGSLLCPACVAVCCLFALNEHALYRLDSCGRTTIMLY; this is translated from the coding sequence ATGGTGCCAGCGTTCATTGCCCTGCTACTGTCCCTGCTCCCCGTGGCCGCCgacgcagcggcagcggcggcggcaatggATCCAGCAGAGAGGGAGACGCTGTTCCGTGTCATGGAGGCCGTGTCCTCCGACCGGGACTGGCGCGTCGAGAGCCCCGACCCCTGCGGCGCGCCGTGGCCGGGGCTCGAGTGCAAGCCGGCCGCCGACGCGAGCGCCGCCGCGGCGGAGCGCATGCACGTCACGCGGCTGGACTTCGGCGTGGAGCCCAACCCGACGTGCAAGGACATGGCGTCCTTCCCTCCCGAGGTGTTCTCCCTGCCACACCTCCAGTCCCTCTTCTTCGTCGACTGCTTCACCAACCCGGCCGCCGCCACGACGCTCACGCTGCCGGCGCCCGCCAACCTCTCGGCGGCCTCCGGCCTGCAGCAGCTTAGCATCAGGGCGAACCCGGCGCTGTCCGGCACGATGCCGCCGGCGCTGGCCAGCCTCCGGACCCTCCAGGTGCTCACCATCTCCCAGAACGGCCTGGTCCGCGGCGAGATCCCGCTGGGCATCGGGGACCTCACCTCGCTGGTGCGCCTCGACCTCAGCTACAACTCGCTCTCCGGGCCGGTGCCGACCCAGATTGGCCAGCTCAAGAGCTTGGTCGGTTTGGACCTGAGCTACAACTCGCTGTCTGGCGCCATCCCGAGCCGGATCGGCGAGCTGCGGCAGCTGCAGAAGCTCGACCTCAGCTCCAACAACCTCACCGGCGGCATCCCGGACACCGTCGCCAACCTGACCTCGCTCACCTTCTTGGCGCTCAGCAACAATCGCCTGACTGGCCATTTCCCTCCAGGCATCTCCGCGCTGCGAAACCTGCAGTACCTGATCATGGACAACAACCCAATCGGCGTCCCGCTGCCTTCCGAGCTCGGCAGCCTCGTCCGCCTGCAAGAACTCCGGCTGGCCGGCTCCGGCTACTCGGGCCCGATACCGGAGGCGTTCGGCCAGTTGGCGAGCCTGACGACGCTTTCGCTGCAGGACAATAACCTGACGGGGCCGATCCCCGCGGCGCTCAGCCGGTTGGGCAGGATTTACCACCTGAACCTGAGCAACAACGCGCTCGGCGGGGCCGTGCCGTTCGACGGCGCGTTCCTGCGCCGGCTCGGCGGGAACCTCGACCTGAGCGGCAACTCCGGGCTGTGCCTggacgaccggagcgtccggcggGGCTTCGGGGTCGGCATCGGCGCCTGCCGAGGCAGCGACGACGGTGACACCCCGTCGTCGTCGGCGCGTACTAGCTCGGCGAGCAGAGCTCCGGGAAGAGGGGTGCTTACGACGACTGGTTCCCTGTTATGCCCTGCGTGCGTGGCCGTGTGCTGCCTTTTTGCCTTGAACGAGCACGCTCTGTATCGATTGGACTCTTGTGGCCGTACTACCATTATGTTGTACTAG